The nucleotide window TCTCGCTCAGCTCGATCATCGGTGCTCCTCGCCCGACACGCGGCGCTTTCCGGGGTGGTGTGCGCTCATTCGTGCTCAGGCATCGTAGCGGTAGAAGCCGCGGCCCGTCTTGCGACCGAGCCAGCCTGCGGCGACGTACTTCTTCAGCAGCGGACAGGGGCGGTACTTGTCGTCGCCGAGATCGCGGTGCAGCACCTCGAGAATGTTCTGGCAGGTGTCGAGGCCGATCAGGTCGGCAAGTGCGAGCGGGCCCATCGGGTGGTTCATGCCGAGCTTCATGACGGTGTCGATCGCGTCCGGCACGGCCACGCCTTCCATCAGGCAGTAGACGGCCTCGTTGATCATCGGCATGAGCACGCGGTTCGACACGAAGCCGGGGAAGTCGTTGACCTCGACGGGCGTCTTGCCGAGCGCGCGCGCCAGCTCCATCACCGTGTGCGTCGTTTCCTCCGACGTCTGCAGTCCGCGGATCACCTCGACGAGCTGCATGACCGGCACCGGATTCATGAAGTGCATCCCGATCACGCGCTCGGGGTGCGCGACGTGCCGGGCGAGCTCCGTGATCGAGATCGAGGACGTGTTGGACGCCAGGATCGCGTTCGGCGCAACCTCGTCGAGGCCGGTCAGGATGGTGCGCTTCAGGTCCGCGTTCTCCGGCACCGCCTCGACGACGATGCCGCAGCCGGCCGCGCCGTCCATGCGGTTGTCGACGCTGAGCCGGGCGAGCGTCGCGTCCTTCGCGGCAGCATCCAGCTTCCCCTTCTTCACCTGCCGGTCCAGGTTCGCGTCGATCGTCTGCTGCGCCTTCGCGAGCTGCTCGCGACTCACGTCGATCAGCGTGACGGGGTAGCCCTGCTGCGCGAACACGTGCGCAATGCCGTTGCCCATCGTGCCCGCACCGACCACCGCGGCGCGCATCGGTTCAGCCATCCGTTCTGCCTCCCTCACCCGTGCTGCTTTCCACTCTGTCGTCGTACGTCGCTGGCGTGATGTTTCCGCCGTCCGCGGTGTTCCATCCGTTCGGCGTTGCGTTCGCGAGCGCCAGCGGCCGGAGCGCGCTCGTCGACTCCGCGATCCGCACGCTGCGCAGCCTGAGCACGGCCAGAAGCGCGAGGCCGAAGCCGATCGTGCCGACGAGGCCTGCTTCGGGGCCGAACGCGCCGCCGGTCAGCCATGCCGGCGTGCCCACCACCGGCTCGTAGAGCGGCGTGTCGAACCAGGGGATCCCGCTCACGGGCAGATCGAAGAGCGACGCCATCGCCCAGTTCCAGCCGACGTGCACACCGGTCGCGAACCAGAGACTGAGCGTCTTCAGGTAGGCGATCGCGAGCAGCACGCCGGCCAGGAAGATGTTGACGAGTCCGAACACCGTGACGTTCGGGTTCTGCCCGTGCGCAAACGCGAACGCGATGCTCGTCACCACCGTCGCGACCGCGGGACCGAAGCGCTGCGCCATGACCTGGAACGGGTAGCCGCGGAACATCGCTTCCTCGGACGCGGCCGCGACCAGGAACAGCGCGAAGTCTCCTGCGACGATGGTCACCCAGGTGCCGGCCGCGCCGCCGTCCGGACCGTAGGCGAGCTTGCCGAGTGCGAGCAGCACGACGGCCGCGATCGCGAGACCGGCCACGCCAATGCCGGTGCCGAGCCCCAGCTCCTTCGCACCGGCAGCATTCAGCGGGAAGCCGAGCGCGGCCGGGCTCCGGTCATCCAGCCAGTGGAGCAATGCCGCACCGACCACCACGGCCGCGAGCAGTGCGATCGACGTCGCGAGCAGCCGCTCGCGCCCCTCCAGGCTGATCCCCGCGCCGGCGAGAACGCCGGCGAGCAGAATCGAGAGCACCATGAAGAGCACGACGAACAGGGCGATGCGCGCCAGGCCTCCGCTCACACGGCCGTTCAGCATGCGACGTCCGAAAGCTGCGAACCCCCGGGCTGCCTAGAGCAGCCCGAGGGTCCGGTTACGCAGCCGCCGCGCAATGAGTAGCGCGAGCAGTGTCTTGACGACGTCGCCGATGAGGAACGGCACGACGCCGACGGCGAACGCGCGCAACGGATCGCCGAGCAGCAGCGCGAGCTGCGCGAAGCCGCCGGCAAACACGACGAACGTGCCGAGCAGGATCGCGACGCCGAGCCGGAGCGTCGCGAGCGGCGACGTCGCATCACGGCGCGGTGCGAGCATGCCGGTCACCGCAGCCGCCAGCGGGAACGCGAGCAGGTAACCGCCGGTCGGCCCGAGCAGCACGGCAGGCCCGCCGAAGCCGAGCGAGAAGACCGGCGCACCCATCAGGCCGATCAGCACGTAGGTCGTCATCGCGACCGCACCAAGGCGCGCGCCGAGCAGCACACCCGCAAGCGAGACGAAGAGCGTCTGCAGCGTCACCGGCACTGCACTGCCGGGCATTGGCACCGCGGCGTACGCGCCCAGCGCCGTCAGCATCACGAACACGGCGACCGCGAACACGCGGCGCGCGTTCCGGTTCGGCACCACCTCGAGAGCGGCGGCGCGGCGGGCGGTCAGGAGAATCTGCGTCATCGTATTTCCCGGTTCCGTTTGACGTCTCGTGTGCGCGTCAGACGCGCTCGACCGACAGCGCGACGGCGTCACCGCCGCCCAGGCACAGCGTGGCGATTCCGCGCTGCGCGTCGCGCTGCTTCAGTGCATGCAGCAGTGTGACCAGGATGCGCGTGCCCGACGC belongs to Longimicrobiales bacterium and includes:
- a CDS encoding 3-hydroxybutyryl-CoA dehydrogenase, with the protein product MAEPMRAAVVGAGTMGNGIAHVFAQQGYPVTLIDVSREQLAKAQQTIDANLDRQVKKGKLDAAAKDATLARLSVDNRMDGAAGCGIVVEAVPENADLKRTILTGLDEVAPNAILASNTSSISITELARHVAHPERVIGMHFMNPVPVMQLVEVIRGLQTSEETTHTVMELARALGKTPVEVNDFPGFVSNRVLMPMINEAVYCLMEGVAVPDAIDTVMKLGMNHPMGPLALADLIGLDTCQNILEVLHRDLGDDKYRPCPLLKKYVAAGWLGRKTGRGFYRYDA
- a CDS encoding type II CAAX endopeptidase family protein, with the translated sequence MLNGRVSGGLARIALFVVLFMVLSILLAGVLAGAGISLEGRERLLATSIALLAAVVVGAALLHWLDDRSPAALGFPLNAAGAKELGLGTGIGVAGLAIAAVVLLALGKLAYGPDGGAAGTWVTIVAGDFALFLVAAASEEAMFRGYPFQVMAQRFGPAVATVVTSIAFAFAHGQNPNVTVFGLVNIFLAGVLLAIAYLKTLSLWFATGVHVGWNWAMASLFDLPVSGIPWFDTPLYEPVVGTPAWLTGGAFGPEAGLVGTIGFGLALLAVLRLRSVRIAESTSALRPLALANATPNGWNTADGGNITPATYDDRVESSTGEGGRTDG
- a CDS encoding biotin transporter BioY, which produces MTQILLTARRAAALEVVPNRNARRVFAVAVFVMLTALGAYAAVPMPGSAVPVTLQTLFVSLAGVLLGARLGAVAMTTYVLIGLMGAPVFSLGFGGPAVLLGPTGGYLLAFPLAAAVTGMLAPRRDATSPLATLRLGVAILLGTFVVFAGGFAQLALLLGDPLRAFAVGVVPFLIGDVVKTLLALLIARRLRNRTLGLL